From a region of the Erythrobacter neustonensis genome:
- a CDS encoding response regulator transcription factor: MIEGASADPAPVGHDPAAAEAPRLQIALVDDDRNILTTVSIALQAEGFATRLYTDGETALKALLDNPPDLAVFDIKMPKMDGMELLRRLRQNSALPVIFLTSKDDESDEEAGLELGADDYIAKPFSLRLLVARIRAILRRAEPLVPGAAPSISPEPAPPTLTRGRLFMDPARHQVTWAGQPVSLTVTEFLILEALAIRPGVIKSRNQLMDAAYPDDVFVDDRTVDSHIKRMRRKFKVVDNSFDAIDTLYGAGYSFTDG, encoded by the coding sequence ATGATCGAAGGCGCATCCGCCGATCCTGCCCCCGTGGGCCACGACCCGGCAGCCGCCGAAGCACCGCGGCTGCAGATCGCGCTGGTCGACGATGATCGCAACATCCTGACAACGGTGTCGATCGCGTTGCAGGCCGAAGGCTTTGCCACCCGACTCTACACCGACGGCGAAACCGCGCTGAAGGCGCTGCTCGACAATCCGCCCGATCTTGCGGTGTTCGACATCAAGATGCCCAAGATGGACGGGATGGAACTGCTGCGCCGCCTGCGCCAGAATTCGGCGCTGCCGGTGATCTTCCTCACCAGCAAGGATGACGAGAGCGACGAGGAAGCGGGCCTCGAACTGGGCGCGGACGATTACATCGCCAAACCATTTTCGCTGCGCCTGCTGGTCGCGCGCATCCGCGCAATCCTGCGCCGCGCCGAACCGCTGGTGCCGGGCGCTGCCCCCAGCATCTCGCCCGAGCCCGCGCCCCCCACGCTGACCCGAGGGCGATTGTTCATGGACCCCGCGCGCCATCAGGTGACGTGGGCGGGCCAGCCGGTCAGCCTCACCGTCACCGAATTCCTGATTCTCGAAGCGCTGGCGATCCGTCCCGGGGTGATCAAGAGCCGCAATCAGTTGATGGACGCCGCCTACCCCGACGACGTCTTCGTCGACGACCGGACGGTGGACAGCCACATCAAGCGGATGCGGCGCAAGTTCAAGGTGGTCGACAATTCGTTCGATGCGATCGATACGCTGTATGGCGCGGGCTACAGCTTCACCGATGGCTGA
- a CDS encoding phosphoenolpyruvate carboxykinase yields MTPLATPLAAQNLATRATIHPNLGTSALVEHALKKGEGQLTRHGALLVDTGRFTGRSVKDKYIVRDAETENTINWGPINQPMSPEHFANLKADFLAALEGQVELYVADLFGGSQPEYRVNVRVINEMAWHNLFIRTLLVRPTAEELASFVPEYTIINLPSFKADPERHGCRSDTVIAVSFTEKLILIGNTEYSGEMKKGVFGLLNYLLPAQGVMPMHCSANVGADGKSAIFFGLSGTGKTTLSADASRTLIGDDEHGWSDTAVFNFEGGCYAKMINLSAEGEPEIYATTQMFGTILENVTMDPATRELDFTDGSKTENTRGAYPIEFIPNTSEKNLGPAPSNVIMLTADAFGVLPPIARLSADQAMYYFLSGYTAKVAGTEIGVTEPEATFSTCFGAAFMPRHPSVYGNLLKERIARGGAECWLVNTGWTGGKYGTGHRMPIKATRALLNAVLDGKMDDVEFRKDPNFGFDVPVHVPALAEAGIDQTILDPRSTWADGAEYDATAKKLVDLFIANFAQFEAHVDEGVRQAAPAPATVAA; encoded by the coding sequence TTGACCCCGCTCGCAACCCCGCTGGCCGCTCAGAACCTCGCCACCCGGGCGACGATCCATCCCAATCTCGGCACCTCGGCGCTGGTCGAACATGCCTTGAAGAAGGGCGAGGGGCAGCTGACCAGGCATGGCGCGCTGCTGGTCGATACGGGCCGCTTCACCGGCCGCAGCGTCAAGGACAAGTATATCGTCCGCGATGCCGAAACCGAAAACACGATCAACTGGGGCCCGATCAACCAGCCGATGAGCCCGGAGCATTTCGCCAATCTCAAGGCGGATTTCCTCGCGGCTCTGGAAGGGCAGGTCGAACTTTACGTCGCCGATCTGTTCGGCGGCTCGCAGCCCGAATACCGCGTCAACGTGCGCGTCATCAACGAGATGGCGTGGCACAACCTGTTCATCCGCACGCTGCTGGTGCGCCCCACGGCGGAGGAACTGGCCAGCTTCGTCCCCGAATACACGATCATCAATCTGCCGAGCTTCAAGGCCGATCCGGAACGTCACGGCTGCCGCAGCGATACGGTGATCGCGGTGAGCTTCACCGAGAAGCTGATCCTGATCGGCAACACCGAATATTCGGGCGAGATGAAGAAGGGCGTGTTCGGCCTGCTCAACTACCTTCTGCCCGCGCAGGGCGTGATGCCGATGCATTGCTCGGCCAATGTCGGCGCAGACGGTAAATCGGCAATCTTCTTTGGCCTGTCGGGCACGGGCAAGACCACGCTCAGCGCCGATGCCAGCCGGACGTTGATCGGCGATGACGAGCATGGCTGGTCGGACACCGCGGTCTTCAACTTCGAAGGCGGCTGCTATGCCAAGATGATCAACCTGTCGGCCGAGGGCGAACCCGAGATCTACGCCACCACGCAGATGTTCGGGACGATCCTCGAAAACGTGACGATGGACCCGGCGACGCGCGAGCTCGACTTCACCGACGGCAGCAAGACCGAGAACACCCGCGGCGCCTATCCGATCGAGTTCATCCCGAACACGAGTGAGAAGAACCTCGGCCCGGCACCGTCTAACGTCATCATGCTGACGGCGGACGCGTTCGGCGTGCTGCCCCCGATCGCGCGGCTTTCGGCGGACCAGGCGATGTATTACTTCCTCAGCGGCTACACCGCCAAGGTTGCAGGCACCGAAATCGGCGTGACCGAGCCCGAAGCAACCTTCTCGACCTGTTTCGGTGCGGCGTTCATGCCGCGTCACCCCAGCGTCTATGGAAACCTTCTGAAGGAGCGCATCGCGCGGGGCGGGGCGGAGTGCTGGCTGGTCAATACCGGCTGGACCGGCGGCAAGTATGGCACCGGACACCGCATGCCGATCAAGGCGACCCGCGCGCTGCTCAACGCTGTCCTCGACGGGAAGATGGACGATGTCGAATTCCGCAAGGACCCGAATTTCGGCTTCGATGTGCCGGTTCACGTGCCCGCGCTGGCCGAGGCCGGGATCGACCAGACGATCCTCGACCCGCGCAGCACCTGGGCCGATGGCGCTGAATATGATGCGACCGCCAAGAAGCTGGTCGACCTGTTCATCGCCAACTTTGCGCAGTTCGAAGCCCATGTCGACGAAGGCGTGCGCCAGGCCGCACCGGCCCCGGCGACCGTCGCGGCATAA